The Candidatus Aegiribacteria sp. nucleotide sequence TGGCGGCACTCTGCTGCTGCTGTACGAGCACATCCCTCACAGCACCTTCCATCCGGTCAAAATCAGATGCCCTCGCCCTGAGAACGGTAAGTTCTCTCTCAACTTTCTCAAGATTCTCTACAAGTTCCTCCCAGGCGGAAGCGACCATCTCAAGAAAAGCCTCAACCTCGGCATTATCGTAACCTCTCATTGTTTTCCGGAAATGCTGTCTTCTTATGTCAAGTGGCGTAATACGCACGATGCTTCTCCGTTTCCTGTTCTGCTACCCTGATGAGCCGGGAAGCTGGTGAGTGTATATCTGTACAAATGTATAATATTGCTGAATAATCGGAAGTCAATTTTGTCTCCTGCCGAAAAGGAACCTGCCAAGTCTGACGATAGTAGAACCCTCCATCACAGCAAGCTGGAAATCATCGCTCATGCCCATGGAAAGCTCAGGAAGCTCAAAACCACATTTGCGGGAAAGATCGTCTCTGAGATTCCGAAGAGAAGCAAATGCTTTTCTTGTTTCCTCCTCGGTTCCCCCCAGTGGCCCGATAGTCAGTAATCCCGATATAACGAGACCGAGTTCCCGCATTTGACCAAGCGCCTCCTCAAGTACTGAATATTCAGGTGCCAGACCATGCTTTGATTCCTCACCGGAAGTGTTGACCTCCACAAGTATTCCGGGCTGTTTCTTATTTATGGCCGTGGTTCGTTTAGCTATCTCCTCCGCAATCTTCATTCTGCAGATGGAATCAATCCAGTGGAAATCTCTGACAGCCTGTCTCACTTCCCCTGTATGGATGGGACCGATCATGTGAAATTCAGCAACTTCTTTCCCGAGTGTTTTAATCTTGCGCCCGCCTTCACTGACCCTGTTCTCACCAATTATCCTGATACCAGCTTCTATGGACAACTGAACCAGTTCAACAGGATGCGTCTTCGTAACAGCCATTATCCTGACGACTCGCGGTGAGTGGTGTACGGCATTCAATGCTTCAGCTATCATATCCCCCGCGCGGTGGAAATTACTTTTTATGCTCTCAATGGAATAATTCAAAATCACCTCCGGTTATGCAAATATGGACAAAGTACCTGTTGCTGTCA carries:
- a CDS encoding YggS family pyridoxal phosphate-dependent enzyme, producing MNYSIESIKSNFHRAGDMIAEALNAVHHSPRVVRIMAVTKTHPVELVQLSIEAGIRIIGENRVSEGGRKIKTLGKEVAEFHMIGPIHTGEVRQAVRDFHWIDSICRMKIAEEIAKRTTAINKKQPGILVEVNTSGEESKHGLAPEYSVLEEALGQMRELGLVISGLLTIGPLGGTEEETRKAFASLRNLRDDLSRKCGFELPELSMGMSDDFQLAVMEGSTIVRLGRFLFGRRQN